DNA from Scheffersomyces stipitis CBS 6054 chromosome 1, whole genome shotgun sequence:
CTGACTACGACTTCGGAGCTTCTTGTTTGGGTACTGCTCAAGTCTTTGTTGACGGTAAGTTGGTTGCTGACAACAAGACCAAGCAAACAAAGGGTgatgccttcttcttaggTTTAGGTaccagagaagaaagaggtACTGTCCATTTGGAAAAGGGTAAGAAGTACCATGTTAAGTGTGAGTTTGGTACCAGTCCCACCTACACTTTGGAAGcatctcaagaaatcggTGGTGTCTTCTTCGGTTTCAGAATCAACTCTCCAGCTGAAATCGAAATCACCAAGGCTGTTGAACTCGCCAAGTCTGTTGACAAGGTCGTCTTGGTTGTTGGTCTCTCCAAAGAATGGGAATCTGAAGGTTTCGACAGACCAGACATGGACATTCCAGGTGCCACTAACcagttgattgaagaagtcttgaaggtcaacaagaatgtcGTCGTCGTTAACCAATCTGGTTCTCCAGTGACTATGCCATGGGTTGACCAAGTTCCAGCTTTGGTCCACGCTTGGTATGGTGGTAACGAATTGGGTAACACCATTGCTGATGTATTGTTTGGTGATGTCAACCCATCTGGTAAGTTGTCTATGTCTTTCCCAAAGAAGCTTGAAGACAACCCATCTTACCTTAACTTCGGTTCCATCAACGGTCAGGTCTGGTATGGTGAAGACATCTTTGTAGGATATAGATACTACGAGAAGGTCAAGAAGGATGTCTTATTCCCATTCGGTTTCGGTTTATCCTACACCACTTTCGACTTCAAGGACTTGTCTGTTGCAGCCGATGACGAAAACGTTACTGTTAGCGTCAAGGTCACCAACACCGGTTCTGTAGATGGTTCTGAGACAGTTCAAGTCTACATTGAACAATCCAACCCAAGCATCATTAGACCCGTtaaggaattgaaggatTTCGGTAAGGTCTTCTTGAAGGCTGGTGAAACAAAATCTGTTGAAGTCAAGATCTCCATCAAGGAAGCTACCTCCTACTGGAATGGCTACCAAGACAAGTGGCAGTCAGAAAAAGATACCTACAAGGTATTGGTTGGTAACAGTTCGGACAACATCATTCTTGAGGGTAAATTTGCTACCTCCAAGACTTTCTACTGGTTGGGATTATAGACGGGCAATAGAGCCTCCAAGAGTTAAAATAAAGTTCATAGTTTTAAGTAATGTAATTAAACGTTGCAGTAATTTCTGATTTGGCTGTAGATGAATATGACTTCCAAAACTACAGTCTAGTAGACTTCCATCGACAAAACTCTCAGTTGAATATAATTGGCGTATGGGGATATACTTACAAGTAGAATTTCCATTAAGGGAATTAGAGTTGCTTCCCATTAGTCAATTTTCTATACAAATATATCACAATAGGAATCGAACCCCCGACTTCTTCGAGATATTCTATTCTTCTAAGATTTGGCTTAAAATGTTCAGAATTAGATATATACTTCTCTGAAATTTGGAAATATTGAAAAGCATGGAACTTTAAAATAGACATAAAGCATCTGCAATTTCACAAGATATCAAATCTAGTATTCTTTTTGacatttcttttcaatacAAGTAAAGTAACTCATTCCACTATTTCTTAAAACAGTGCTATTTCATAATTTTGATCTTGGATTTTCGTTTGCTCATTATACGCTCCACTATATTGTAACACCCACCAAAGCTGATTTTCCCAAAATATTACAATTGCTTCAAAACTAGTACCGTTGGATAGAGAAAAGTACATTAAGTAAGGACTTACACTCCAATTTTTCCAGAAAATTCAACCGCATGAAATTGATTGAAGTAAGAACCCAAGTTATGgtaagaagaagtgaaTATTTGTAAAATTTTAAATATGTCAAAATTGCCTGCCCCAATTGAAGTAATTTCTGAAAGCTTCAATCGATATTTGGCTCTTATtgattcaaattcattgctgaagttgatcGTATTTTCTTATTTTTGCTAtattgaatttgtcaaacaattctttttcaatttctgatgccaattcaagaatgatGATACAATAAAAAATCTTCAGATCATCAACCAGTAAACAACTGTTAATTTAATCTGTCCTTGAATCCATTGAGTTGTCGGATACGATTGGTAGACGAGGATAATTGATATAAAGAAggaatggctgcaactttcCCCATGAATGTTACAAAAGTCGTCCAAAAACCAAAATAGAGCTTATTCATGAAAGGCTCGAGAAGTCTGATTCTTTCAAGGCAATCTTTCACGTCCAACTATCCAACTGTACAATGATACGGCATTTTTCCACGGCCCAAAGAGCGCTATTCAGTTCCAGAACAGCAATATTAGCCAAGGCAGGAAAAGACCCACTTACTGGTGTCTCAAAGTCGCGTTTTGCCAAAGCTTTACCATTAGAAGAGTTTCTCTTTCGCCAGAGAGTCAAGTCGATATATAGAGATTTGATTAGAATTGTATATCGCAACCACGAGAAGATGGATCTCATGCATTATATCAGGGCAgagttcaagatcaacgagGCAGAAACGGATTTGAACCACCGTAGGTatctcttgaacttgggGCTCAAAAAGATAAACGAGATGATCTACATGATGGGAATACGATCCCCCGAATTTAAGTAGGGTTCTATTAGTGTAATTATGGCTATAAGTTACAAGTTTCTGTAGAAGGAGCCAGTGGATTCGCTGATGGATTCATGCAATAGTCCGAAGCTGTCATCGATCTCACTGGTGCTAATGTCAATGGGGAAGTCTCTTACATCCATCGtagatttgatttcttcaagctgCTTGAGCTCAGAGTCAACAAtattgatcttcttcaagtcacGAGCCAATTGATCCAAACACGTCTTTAACTCTTGGCCAAGTGGATTGGATAGACTATATCTTTTGACCAAGTAGTTCGTGATTCTAATAAACTCGACCAAGTTAATAAGGTTGTGGTTCAACTCCCACGACAAAAACGAGGATGGAATCAAAGTTGACCTGAGCTTGTcgatcttcaagttcttcaacaagaagttcaagatcgattgttgttcttttgtattcaacttctgcttGAAAAATCTCAACACATTGACATTGAGCTTATCCACCAACGTGTCAAAGGGCAAGGTTGCTTTATAGTTAGAAATAATCTTGTTGTACTGCTTCAAATACTTGTTAATAATTTCTTCCTTATCTTCGTAGATGATTAAGTACTTTAATGCTTCAAGACGAACCAGGTTGTCATTAACTTGGTTCTTGCTCAAGGGCAAGCTCAACAAATCcgtgttgaagaattttccTTCGTCAGCCAATCCGAACTTCCATTCGCTCTTGAAATCTCTGTTATCTTCGAATTCATCAGTACTCAAAATCTTCGCtgaattgttcttgagaTGATTAACAAAATAGGTGATGTAGCCTTGATCTCCAAGAACCATTGAGAACTTAAGGACCATTAATACTATAGCCTGTTTTGAAATCGAATTATTAAGTCTCCTTCCAAAGTTTATGAAGGAGAAAAGTTTATTGAATACTCCTTTTTCAAAACCTTGGAATACGCTGGATTTCACTTCGTCGCTAGATGTCAAGTAAAAACGGAAGATATTGACGATGTTGGTGAGATGTTGCTTTGAAGGATTAACAGTGTACAAGTAATGACTCAATGTATCGTGTTGGATCATCTTGATACTCAACTTTTGGTAGTTGTACATGATCAAATTGGTTGTGTTCAATTGTGAGTACAATTTCATAAGCCATAACTTCAACTTATGGTTGTACTGgtcatttttcaaaagtTGTGATATGATCGtgatattcttgataatATTCTTGATTGAGCTGTCAGTAGATAAATCTATAATTATCGAAATGATTGCCAATTCGTTGGCAGGATTGTTGTCGAACTCTCCACCTCTAATGTTTGTATTGtctttgaagagattgaagatCTTCCAGTTGGTGGAGATGTACGATTCAATGTCAATAGAGTCCTTGTTGAGCATGAAGTAGAATTTCTGGTTGTTTATCAATGATACTAGGTCGTTTGTAGTTGAAGGATTATTAGCTAAGATTTCATCAGTAGATATCTGGACGAGCTCAGCGAATTTCTTTCTATCTATTGTATCGAAgtaattcttcaagtcgtAGAAACAGGTCAATTTACGGTTGAATTTGATATAGTAACTTTCAATAGAAGCAAACGAAGCTTGTTCGTAGAGAATGGCCAATTCTACAGCAGCCAAAAGTGAGTTCCTGGTGGATGGCTGCGATTGGATGAGTGTGAAAGTCTCACTGAAAGAAtagttcaacttctttgatgCCTTCAAGAGCAATAGCCAGGTATTGAAGTCattgaagtcttcttcaaagatcaacttcttcgagTAATCATAGAGTTTTTGAAAGTTTTCCGATTTCTGCAAGACTTCAAGATACATAATCTTAAGATCCAAATCGAGATTGAATGTAACGTCTTTTTCGATAGAACTTATAATTGTCTCGTAgtctttgttcaacttcaagaagttgaaatacACGAACAACTCTTGTGTGTTTTCAAACggcttcaagtcttcgatCAAACGGAGTCCCAAagtcttgaacaaatcgGACTCCTTATCACTGAGATCGGCTCTCTCTTTATTCGAAAGTAACAAAAAGTAGCTGAACgagttccagaacttgTAGAGCCTCGAGGACTTGTCGCTTTTAGACAAGTTGAcgaagatcttgttgaacaaacgcaaattgaatttgtctataGACCTCTCAAACCATTCCTTGATCAATGAAGTGTTGGTAGGGTACCTTTTGATGACATTTTCGTAGACCAAATTTGCTTCCTTCTCGTAGCCGAGTTCGGAGAAGTAGTCGCTCAATAATGCTACAGTCTGCGGTTCATTTGGGATcttttccatcaacttcaagttggcttCGAGAGCCTGTTTGGTCTTGCCTAACTTGTGTAGAAGCTGGTTGTTCAAGGCATAATAGTAACTTCTTTGAggaaacttcttgatttttttTGCCAAAAGTGTCTGGGCGTATGCATAAGACCCCTGGTCGATCAAGTCAAGAATCTCAGCATCAGAGTCGGACATCTTGTGGAGACAGAGAACCTGAGAGCagatgttgaaaaatttgagGCCTcgagtgaaaaatccttAACTATGGACGCACTTCCCAGTAAATTAACTATGGAGATTGGGCATTATGCAGATTTGGAAAAAAGGATCGGCCCCTAGAAAACTTCCATCGCTTAACTATGCGCATCAGAATTTTTTATGGAGAAGAGCATAAAGAAGAGCCGAGTCTGAAACCACCGCAAGAGTAGTGCCACATTGGTTTATCTTTTGGTTCTTATCTTTACGTCCTCCGATACAATCTCTACAATAAGTCTATAAATAGATAAAAAAGTCGTCAGACCAATAATGACAAATCATGATGAAATATTGCTCTAGTTTTCAGCTCTTGGCTCTTGTTTCAGGAGAATGTACTTTCGTCAAAAGTGAAATCGCCAATATAGATAAGTGAATTGGTTTCGGTATTCTGTTTGTATGCGTATACAAGAAAACGTtgcattttgcaatcaaacCCTGAAATCGGCGCAGCCGAAACTCGCCTTCAATGGGTTCTTCTGGAATGCTCTATCTACTAATTCATttgatgttcttgagaGTCATCTTCTACATGTCTAACTATGGTCCCCCGCCTTTGGCCCCAAAGATGAGTCCTGCTGTCAGGCACAACGTGCTCTGGTCAGAAGGGAAACAGCAATAATACATCAATAATCTCACAGAAGATCTCGTATTTAGGCTCCATTTAGGGATCCGGGTTACTGGCATCGAGTCCGAAGAAGAGCCTGGTCCTGAGATTTCGGCCAGCTCCGGCACAGCCCGAATCACCGACTCCTTATGTTGAAGTGTGAAAACGGCCGAGTCCCGATGGCGACATAAAGTCAAGAAAAcgttggaagaagataatcCAGTCCAATTAAATGATcaccaattgcaaaaggaTTAACGAACGACCCTCGGAACTAGCCTACCGTATCCTGCACCTGCATGCATATTTTCAGAAAACTGTGATGAGGAATGGAAGGCAGGCAGAAAATAATGCGTTTGACATTTTCCGCACCGCAGCAGACATGATGATTTAGATTAGCCCACACTCGGATCTGTGATCCAGAACATAGGCGATGACTATGGCTACCCAGATGATACGCTGAGAGGGCCAGTTTAATTGGTATATGGGTTGGCTGCCACATTTACACCTTACCCCGCTGGTGTGTGGCGGCCGCTAAGAAATCCATTCATTTTGCCTTGCCCAGAAACTGCTCCCCATGGCAAGCCTGGGCGAGCTTGTAGAACCGTCTTGTCACCGGAAGGTTGGTCCGCCAAGAGGTGCAGAATTAAAACCAGAGAAAACTCATAAGTTGGAATAATAGATGGCACACAAGTGATGCAAAATGCCATGGAAACGAAACAGCGAAGGAAATGAGCTCGCACTTCCACACTTTGTGAGTTCGGCACAGCTGTGTAATAATATATGGCTCCATCGCGCTCAATCCTTTCGAAAGAAGACAGAAGCTCTAAGGGCACACCTTCCCAGCTCCGATTGCCATCATGGATTCAATCCATATTCTCTATACTGTACAGGCTGCCAAGGGGGTCCTCCATATGGAGGGATGGTGTCTTGGGATGGAGTCTTGGAATGGCCTTTGATCCTGTCTGTGGATCCATACCACCTTAGCTAAGAGTTGCAACATCATGTTTCTTGGCCGTGCATTGCTTTTTGTGCAGGCGGCATGTGTGCAGCATGCAGGCTGCATGGTGGAGATTGATTGTTAGACTCTTTCCGCCCAGCAACCATGTGTAGATAAGCTCCCATTGCAAATAACCGTACTTTTTAATTTATGTCGGCGACGTTATTTTCTTGACATCAGATGGGCACACCAGAACGATAAGATAACATCGACGACTATAAATAAGACGTCATCCCCTCGTATGCCAGACTCCGATGTCCGAAGTCACTCTTCACCAGTACTCCAATAATAGCGATTGCAAAAACATTCCATTTTGCACTGCTAAGACATTTTCATAGTTAACTACTATTCTGTAAGTGTCACtactatttttcaaatttataCCATTGACGTATAAGTTCATTAATTCAACTATATTATTTTCATAACTGACAAATGTCAGCCATTGCACACTCCAGCACTATAGACAAAAAGAGGACCGGAAATGAAGATGGGCACTCCATAATTTCTACCTCGTCTGGCGGAGACCCTGGGTTCCAGCCGTACCGTTTAACTGCGGCAGAGCTTGCGAAGAGGCTTAATACCAGCATTGAAGATGGTCTTACCCCTCTTCAGGCAGAGGAAAACCTCAAGAAGTACGGAGCCAACAGTTTGGGAGACGGCGAGAAAATCTCATACACCAAGATTTTGGCTCATCAGGTATTCAACGCCATGATCTTGGTTTTGATCATTTCCATGATCATAGCCTTGGCCATCAAGGATTGGATTTCTGGAGGTGTCATTGGGTTTGTCGTGGGAATCAACATCTTCGTCGGTTTCATCCAAGAGTTCAAGGCTGAAAAGACCATGGGTTCCTTGAGATCCTTGTCTTCTCCAACAGCCAGAATTACCAGAAATGGTGACGATACGACAATTCCTGCCGAAGAGGTCGTACCTGGTGATATTGTCCACATCAGAGTTGGAGACACCGTTCCAGCCGATCTCAGATTGTTTGATTCCatgaacttggaaacagACGAAGCCTTATTGACTGGAGAATCGTTGCCAGTAACCAAAGACCACAACGAAACGTACTTGGACTTCACCCAGCAAGTTCCAGTGGGTGATAGATTGAATTTGGcttactcttcttcaattgtctCCAAAGGACGTGGATCCGGTATCGTTTATGCTACCGGTTTACAGACGGAAATTGGAAACATCGCCAGCTCTTTGAAGAGCGACACTGGGCTCATCAGAAAGGTtgacaagtccaacaatAGAAAACCCAAGAAGAGTGAATACGGAAAGGCTTTCTTCGGTACCATCTACGATATTGTAGGTAACGTCTTGGGTATCAACGTCGGAACTCCTTTACAGAGAAAATTATCGTGGTTAGCTATTTTCTTATTCTGTGTCGCCGTAGTCTTTGCTATAGTCGTTATGGCTTCTCAAAAGTTCAATGTGAACAAGGAAGTTGCCATTTACGCTATTTGTGTGGCTCTTTCTATGATTCCTTCAGCTTTAATTGTCGTTTTGACAATTACCATGGCTGTAGGGGCACAGGTCATGGTTTCCAAACATGTTATTGTCCGTAAGCTCGACTCTTTAGAAGCCTTGGGAGGTATTAATGACATCTGTTCCGACAAGACAGGGACCTTGACCCAAGGTAAGATGATTGCTAAAAAGGTTTGGTTACCTACAATTGGAACCCTCAATGTTGACAACTCTGATGAACCATACAACCCAACTGTAGGAGACGTTCGTTATACGAGATTTTCTCCCAAATTCATTAAGGAaacagacgaagaaatagaCATTAATTCTCCTTATCCAGATGACCCCAAGCCTCGCAACTTTCACAACTGGTTGATGACAGCTACTATGGCTAACATCGCTACTATTCACACTTCCGCCGACGAGGAAACAGGTGAAACCGTATGGAAAGCCCATGGAGATGCAACTGAAATCGCAATTCAGGTCTTTACTACAAGATTGAACTACGCTCGTGACTCGCTTACCCATGAATACGACCATATCAACGAGTTTCCTTTTGACTCTTCTATTAAGAGAATGTCAGCCGTCTATAAGCACATTGAATCTGGTGAAATCAGAGTTTACAGTAAAGGTGCTGTAGAAAGATTATTAGGCATTTGCACCCAATGGTACGGCCATGATGATGATTCAGACAAGTTGTATGATAGTCAAGAACCAATTCCCTTGACCGAAAGTGACAAGgagttgattgaagaaaatatggCTGCATTGTCATCTCAAGGTCTCAGAGTTTTGGCTTTTGCTACCAAGAAGGTCGAAGACAAggagttggacttgaacgacagagatcaagttgaaagcGATTTGATCTTCCAGGGTCTTATCGGCATCTATGACCCTCCCAGAATTGAAACCGCAGGATCTGTTAAGTTGTGCCACAGAGCTGGTATCAATGTCCATATGTTGACTGGTGACCACCCCGGTACTGCTAAGGCTATAGCCCAAGAGGTAGGTATCTTGCCTCACAACTTGTACCACTACAGCGATGAAGTTGTAAAGGTAATGGTTATGACAGCTAACGAGTTTGACTCCTTgtctgacgaagaaatcgacaaCTTGCCAGTTTTGCCTTTGGTTATTGCCAGGTGTGCTCCTCAGACAAAGGTCAGAATGATTGAAGCTTTACATCGTCGTAATAAGTTCTGTGCCATGACAGGTGACGGTGTTAATGATTCTCCatccttgaagaaagcaGACGTTGGTATTGCTATGGGCCTTAACGGTTCTGATGTCGCTAAGGATGCTTCCGATATTGTCTTAACTGATGACAATTTCGCATCCATTCTTAACgctgttgaagaaggaagaagaatggcAGCCAACATTCAGAAATTTGTCTTGCAATTGTTAGCTGAAAATGTTGCTCAAGCTCTCTACTTAATGATTGGTTTGGCTTTCATCGACAATGCCGGATTATCTGTTTTCCCATTGTCACCCGTAGAAGTATTGTGGATCTTGGTTGTCACTTCCTGTTTTCCAGCTATGGGTTTGGGTCGTGAGAAAGCTTCAGATGATGTCTTGGAACAACCTCCTAATGCCGAGATCTTTACCTGGGAAGTTATCATCGATATGCTTGCATACGGAATCTGGATGGCAGTCTGTTGTTTGCTTACTTTTGTTAtcattgtcttcattgACGGAAACGGCTACTTAGGTGTTGACTGTAACTCCAACAGCTCGAATCCTGGTACATGTGACTTGGTCTTCAGGGGAAGATCCGCTTCGTTTGCTACTATGACTTGGTGTGCATTGATATTGGCCTGGGAATGTATCCATCCTACTAATTCTTTATTCCGTATGAGACAAGACACAGATCACCCATGGTGGAAGCAGACTGCCATAGATTTGTGGAGtaacaagttcttgttcttctctgtCATCGGCGGTTTCGTTTCGGTTTTCCCAGTTGTCTACATTCCTGTTATCAACACCAAAGTTTTCTTACACAAGCCTATCGGCTACGAATGGGGTGTTGCTGTGGGTCTCTCTGTCTTGTACTTGCTTGGAAGTGAAGCCTGGAAATGGGCCAAGAGGGTTTATAGACGTAAGGTTTCCTACAAGGCTAAGAACCCTGAATACGAATTGGAAAGAAACGACCCATTCCAGAAATACGCTTCTTTCTCTCGTTCCAATACCATGGACAAGACCGATTACTTAGTTTAGATTCACACTGCTTTGCATtgtttcatttctatatttcatttctatgTTTCATTTCTTGTGGTTCTCTATATTCCACATACGTTAGAGcatttctattttttaGTTTGATTTTCATCCCATCTATTCATTTACTTTATAAATATCCACGATAATAAATAATCAATACAAAATAATTCTTGTAGTCTATCTTAATCTCTGGTCCTTGACTTCGAACTGGCCACCTAAATGTGATGTGTTTCCAAAGGTCTGTATGGTCCCATGGCTGGTATCCTTATTGATGTCAA
Protein-coding regions in this window:
- the MDM20 gene encoding Mitochondrial inheritance and actin cytoskeleton organization protein yields the protein MSDSDAEILDLIDQGSYAYAQTLLAKKIKKFPQRSYYYALNNQLLHKLGKTKQALEANLKLMEKIPNEPQTVALLSDYFSELGYEKEANLVYENVIKRYPTNTSLIKEWFERSIDKFNLRLFNKIFVNLSKSDKSSRLYKFWNSFSYFLLLSNKERADLSDKESDLFKTLGLRLIEDLKPFENTQELFVYFNFLKLNKDYETIISSIEKDVTFNLDLDLKIMYLEVLQKSENFQKLYDYSKKLIFEEDFNDFNTWLLLLKASKKLNYSFSETFTLIQSQPSTRNSLLAAVELAILYEQASFASIESYYIKFNRKLTCFYDLKNYFDTIDRKKFAELVQISTDEILANNPSTTNDLVSLINNQKFYFMLNKDSIDIESYISTNWKIFNLFKDNTNIRGGEFDNNPANELAIISIIIDLSTDSSIKNIIKNITIISQLLKNDQYNHKLKLWLMKLYSQLNTTNLIMYNYQKLSIKMIQHDTLSHYLYTVNPSKQHLTNIVNIFRFYLTSSDEVKSSVFQGFEKGVFNKLFSFINFGRRLNNSISKQAIVLMVLKFSMVLGDQGYITYFVNHLKNNSAKILSTDEFEDNRDFKSEWKFGLADEGKFFNTDLLSLPLSKNQVNDNSVRLEALKYLIIYEDKEEIINKYLKQYNKIISNYKATLPFDTLVDKLNVNVLRFFKQKLNTKEQQSILNFLLKNLKIDKLRSTLIPSSFLSWELNHNLINLVEFIRITNYLVKRYSLSNPLGQELKTCLDQLARDLKKINIVDSELKQLEEIKSTMDVRDFPIDISTSEIDDSFGLLHESISESTGSFYRNL
- the ENA2 gene encoding P-type ATPase involved in Na+ efflux; amino-acid sequence: MSAIAHSSTIDKKRTGNEDGHSIISTSSGGDPGFQPYRLTAAELAKRLNTSIEDGLTPLQAEENLKKYGANSLGDGEKISYTKILAHQVFNAMILVLIISMIIALAIKDWISGGVIGFVVGINIFVGFIQEFKAEKTMGSLRSLSSPTARITRNGDDTTIPAEEVVPGDIVHIRVGDTVPADLRLFDSMNLETDEALLTGESLPVTKDHNETYLDFTQQVPVGDRLNLAYSSSIVSKGRGSGIVYATGLQTEIGNIASSLKSDTGLIRKVDKSNNRKPKKSEYGKAFFGTIYDIVGNVLGINVGTPLQRKLSWLAIFLFCVAVVFAIVVMASQKFNVNKEVAIYAICVALSMIPSALIVVLTITMAVGAQVMVSKHVIVRKLDSLEALGGINDICSDKTGTLTQGKMIAKKVWLPTIGTLNVDNSDEPYNPTVGDVRYTRFSPKFIKETDEEIDINSPYPDDPKPRNFHNWLMTATMANIATIHTSADEETGETVWKAHGDATEIAIQVFTTRLNYARDSLTHEYDHINEFPFDSSIKRMSAVYKHIESGEIRVYSKGAVERLLGICTQWYGHDDDSDKLYDSQEPIPLTESDKELIEENMAALSSQGLRVLAFATKKVEDKELDLNDRDQVESDLIFQGLIGIYDPPRIETAGSVKLCHRAGINVHMLTGDHPGTAKAIAQEVGILPHNLYHYSDEVVKVMVMTANEFDSLSDEEIDNLPVLPLVIARCAPQTKVRMIEALHRRNKFCAMTGDGVNDSPSLKKADVGIAMGLNGSDVAKDASDIVLTDDNFASILNAVEEGRRMAANIQKFVLQLLAENVAQALYLMIGLAFIDNAGLSVFPLSPVEVLWILVVTSCFPAMGLGREKASDDVLEQPPNAEIFTWEVIIDMLAYGIWMAVCCLLTFVIIVFIDGNGYLGVDCNSNSSNPGTCDLVFRGRSASFATMTWCALILAWECIHPTNSLFRMRQDTDHPWWKQTAIDLWSNKFLFFSVIGGFVSVFPVVYIPVINTKVFLHKPIGYEWGVAVGLSVLYLLGSEAWKWAKRVYRRKVSYKAKNPEYELERNDPFQKYASFSRSNTMDKTDYLV